One Candidatus Gastranaerophilales bacterium genomic region harbors:
- a CDS encoding alcohol dehydrogenase catalytic domain-containing protein: MKAIVFDGELKLDRNYKIPEPKEGEALVKVVLAGICNTDYEITKGYMGYNGILGHEFVGIVEKINDKDKSLLGKRVVGEINLGCNNCEWCAKDLQRHCPNRSTLGIWQKDGCFAEYVTMPLSNLIEVPENVPNEEAVFVEPLAAGLEILEQLHIPPYKKVMVLGDGKLGLTTAIALTSAGLDVTLVGKHQNKLDIAKEQNVKTKLLADLTEGNIYDVVVEATGSLSGFETSIASVKPRGILVLKSTIAASKEFNFAPIVINEITVLGSRCGQFKPALRFLEQKKIDFKPFVSGIYDMDDALEAFEKNKDKDTIKILIKISK; encoded by the coding sequence ATGAAAGCAATTGTATTTGATGGCGAATTAAAACTTGATAGAAACTATAAAATTCCTGAACCTAAAGAAGGAGAAGCACTTGTAAAAGTCGTGCTTGCAGGGATTTGTAACACAGACTACGAAATCACCAAAGGCTATATGGGCTACAATGGGATTCTAGGACACGAGTTTGTCGGAATAGTTGAAAAAATAAACGATAAAGATAAATCACTTTTAGGCAAACGTGTTGTAGGAGAAATCAACCTCGGCTGTAACAACTGCGAATGGTGTGCAAAAGACTTGCAACGCCATTGCCCGAATAGAAGCACTTTAGGGATTTGGCAAAAAGATGGATGTTTCGCAGAATACGTCACAATGCCGCTTTCAAACTTGATTGAAGTGCCTGAAAATGTACCCAATGAAGAAGCTGTTTTTGTCGAACCTTTAGCTGCAGGGCTTGAAATACTTGAACAATTACATATTCCACCATACAAAAAAGTGATGGTGTTGGGCGACGGCAAACTAGGGCTTACAACAGCTATAGCATTAACTTCTGCTGGGCTTGACGTTACTCTCGTCGGCAAACACCAAAACAAACTTGATATAGCAAAAGAACAAAACGTAAAAACTAAATTGCTTGCAGATTTGACAGAAGGCAATATCTATGACGTAGTTGTAGAAGCGACAGGCTCATTGAGCGGATTTGAGACATCTATTGCATCTGTAAAACCAAGAGGAATACTGGTTCTCAAAAGTACCATTGCGGCCTCTAAAGAATTTAATTTTGCCCCGATTGTAATTAACGAAATAACAGTTTTAGGTTCAAGATGCGGACAATTCAAACCTGCTTTAAGATTTTTAGAACAAAAAAAAATAGACTTCAAACCTTTTGTCTCAGGCATATACGATATGGATGATGCACTTGAAGCTTTTGAAAAAAACAAAGACAAAGATACAATAAAAATTCTTATTAAAATAAGTAAATAA
- a CDS encoding tetratricopeptide repeat protein, protein MINADVINIKSEILYREAEDNFFYFNKLKKAVRNLNTALKLTPNHAKSLILMGDIRFIQGKTKEALNYYLQANELRPDNAKILGGIANCYSYISNPQKAILYCDRAFSNINCDNEELYSSLYEIKISNLLNEKKYTKAGLFIKKAEKALTMEDFFNLIPQKTALNIKLALQNRIKSNSLKLINS, encoded by the coding sequence ATGATAAACGCAGATGTTATAAATATAAAATCTGAAATTTTATATCGAGAAGCAGAAGACAATTTTTTCTATTTTAATAAACTAAAAAAAGCTGTAAGAAATTTAAACACCGCACTAAAGCTGACTCCAAATCACGCTAAAAGCCTTATTTTAATGGGCGACATACGCTTTATACAAGGCAAAACGAAAGAAGCACTCAATTATTATTTGCAGGCAAACGAATTAAGACCTGATAACGCAAAAATTTTAGGCGGAATTGCAAATTGTTATTCTTACATCTCAAACCCTCAAAAAGCTATCCTATACTGCGATCGAGCTTTTTCAAATATCAACTGTGACAATGAAGAATTATACTCATCACTATATGAGATAAAAATATCAAATTTACTAAATGAAAAAAAATATACAAAAGCTGGATTGTTTATAAAAAAGGCAGAAAAAGCTCTTACAATGGAAGATTTTTTCAACCTAATCCCACAAAAAACAGCTTTGAACATCAAACTCGCTTTGCAAAACAGAATAAAATCAAACTCATTAAAACTTATTAATTCATAA
- a CDS encoding adenosylcobalamin-dependent ribonucleoside-diphosphate reductase has protein sequence MSLNLQEKISLSPNAIKVLEKRYLKRGSDGAPVETPQDMFFRVASTLASADKSFGATDDEIKKTTEEFYSYITNRYFMPNSPTLMNAGRELGQLAACFVLPVEDSLEGIFETVKNTALIHKSGGGTGFSFSRLRPKNDVVRSTMGVSSGPVSFMEVFNAATEAVKQGGTRRGANMGILRVDHPDILDFINCKSDNNKLNNFNISVAITDEFMEALKEGRNYNLIHPNTKKPVGSMNAKAVFDLIVEGAWKNGEPGIVFIDKMNYDNPTPNIGAIESTNPCGEVPLLPYEACNLGSINLGLMIKDENGKKVVDWDRLKDTTKMAIHFLDNVIVINNYPLPQIDEMVTNNRKIGLGVMGWADMLMQMELSYSSPEGTKLASQVMEFIDYHSKVQSIEFAKSRGKFNNFEGSIYDGQNFLYNKYKGKSAGIITDDMWADLDEQIEKFGIRNATTTCIAPTGTISMIASASGGVEPLFGLVFMRDVMDGTRMPEVNPTFEKYAKQHNFYSTALMEKISEDGTLAHCDNVSDKAKTIFVAAHDVTPEWHVKMQAAFQLHTDNAVSKTVNFVESATREDVAESYMLAYDNNLKGITVYRNNSRQFQPMNLEKKADDNMPKVEEVVSQENQEGKEHRCPECGKVLGYGEGCFICLECGYSGCS, from the coding sequence TTGTCTTTGAATTTACAAGAAAAAATAAGTTTGTCACCTAATGCGATTAAAGTTTTAGAAAAAAGATATTTAAAAAGAGGTTCTGACGGTGCTCCTGTAGAAACCCCGCAGGATATGTTTTTTAGAGTGGCTTCTACGTTAGCTTCTGCAGACAAGTCATTCGGGGCAACTGATGATGAAATCAAAAAAACTACAGAAGAATTTTATAGCTACATCACAAATAGATATTTCATGCCTAATTCACCGACTTTGATGAATGCAGGTCGTGAATTGGGGCAGCTTGCTGCTTGTTTTGTTCTTCCTGTTGAAGATTCTTTGGAAGGTATTTTTGAAACAGTTAAAAATACTGCTTTAATCCATAAATCAGGTGGTGGAACAGGTTTTTCTTTTTCAAGATTAAGACCAAAAAATGATGTTGTTCGCTCAACAATGGGTGTTTCGTCAGGTCCTGTAAGCTTTATGGAAGTATTCAATGCTGCAACTGAAGCCGTAAAACAAGGCGGAACTCGTAGAGGTGCAAATATGGGCATTTTGAGAGTTGACCACCCTGATATTTTGGATTTTATCAATTGCAAATCTGATAATAATAAATTGAATAACTTCAATATTTCCGTAGCTATAACAGATGAATTTATGGAAGCTTTAAAAGAAGGCAGAAATTATAATTTAATCCACCCTAATACTAAAAAACCGGTTGGGTCAATGAATGCAAAAGCTGTTTTTGACTTGATTGTTGAAGGTGCTTGGAAAAACGGTGAGCCCGGTATAGTTTTCATTGACAAAATGAATTATGATAATCCGACACCAAATATTGGTGCTATAGAGTCTACAAATCCTTGTGGTGAAGTTCCTTTGCTTCCTTACGAAGCTTGCAACCTCGGCTCTATCAATCTCGGTTTGATGATTAAAGATGAAAACGGAAAAAAAGTTGTAGATTGGGACAGATTGAAAGATACTACCAAAATGGCTATCCATTTCTTGGATAATGTTATTGTAATCAACAATTATCCGTTGCCTCAAATTGATGAAATGGTAACAAATAACAGAAAAATCGGTTTAGGCGTAATGGGTTGGGCTGATATGTTAATGCAAATGGAGCTATCTTACAGCTCTCCGGAAGGCACTAAACTTGCTTCTCAAGTTATGGAGTTTATCGATTATCATTCAAAAGTTCAATCTATTGAATTTGCTAAATCTCGTGGCAAATTTAACAATTTTGAAGGCAGTATTTATGACGGACAAAACTTCTTATACAACAAGTACAAAGGAAAATCTGCAGGAATTATCACCGATGATATGTGGGCTGATTTAGATGAACAAATTGAAAAATTCGGTATAAGAAATGCAACAACAACTTGCATCGCTCCAACCGGTACTATATCAATGATAGCAAGTGCTTCAGGTGGGGTTGAGCCTTTATTCGGTTTAGTGTTTATGCGTGACGTTATGGACGGAACCAGAATGCCTGAAGTTAATCCGACTTTTGAAAAATATGCAAAACAACATAATTTCTACTCAACCGCTTTAATGGAAAAAATATCTGAAGACGGAACTTTAGCTCACTGCGATAATGTATCCGATAAAGCTAAAACAATATTTGTAGCAGCACACGACGTTACCCCTGAGTGGCACGTGAAAATGCAAGCTGCTTTCCAGCTTCATACCGACAACGCTGTTTCAAAAACTGTAAACTTTGTCGAATCTGCAACAAGAGAAGATGTCGCTGAATCATATATGTTAGCTTATGATAATAATCTTAAAGGGATTACCGTCTATAGAAATAACTCAAGACAATTCCAACCAATGAATCTTGAAAAAAAAGCTGATGATAATATGCCAAAAGTGGAAGAAGTTGTTTCTCAAGAAAATCAAGAAGGTAAAGAACACCGATGCCCTGAATGTGGCAAGGTTTTGGGGTATGGCGAAGGCTGTTTTATCTGTTTAGAATGTGGTTATTCAGGTTGTTCGTAA
- a CDS encoding helix-turn-helix transcriptional regulator, whose translation MLEFKLRYRELRKTLGITLREMSSDLSIPLSSISKYEQGLIKPGVEILSRIAKAYKVNLNWLITGEGPMFLLQNELLMIGGTDALRVRYAKYEDKVKIHPLSNELVDEFKPLKKDFAKNPVETLKKLVKKLNKPICVEFSGTDNQDSLKLYFPDGKIETHIKDETIKKSDVFNDLRSKIVSISDDNNKLDFVNTAIDALGSKSSFFQLKTLMQGMEIIVKERA comes from the coding sequence ATGTTAGAATTTAAACTCCGTTATAGGGAATTAAGGAAAACTCTCGGTATTACATTGAGAGAAATGTCAAGTGATTTATCAATACCTTTGTCTTCAATCAGTAAATATGAACAAGGTTTGATTAAGCCAGGTGTTGAAATATTATCCAGAATCGCAAAAGCATATAAAGTGAATCTTAATTGGTTGATAACCGGTGAAGGTCCAATGTTTTTATTGCAAAATGAATTATTGATGATAGGTGGTACTGACGCTCTTCGAGTTCGCTATGCTAAATATGAAGACAAAGTTAAAATCCATCCTTTGTCAAATGAGCTCGTAGATGAATTTAAGCCATTGAAAAAAGATTTTGCAAAAAATCCTGTTGAAACACTTAAAAAATTAGTTAAAAAGTTAAATAAGCCTATTTGCGTAGAATTTTCCGGTACCGATAATCAAGATAGTTTGAAATTATATTTTCCGGATGGAAAAATTGAAACTCATATTAAAGATGAAACTATTAAAAAAAGTGATGTGTTTAACGATTTGCGTTCAAAAATTGTTTCTATCTCAGATGATAATAACAAACTTGATTTCGTAAATACGGCAATAGATGCTTTAGGAAGCAAAAGCTCTTTCTTCCAATTAAAGACTCTTATGCAAGGTATGGAAATTATAGTTAAAGAACGTGCTTGA
- the rpsT gene encoding 30S ribosomal protein S20 has product MANIKSSKKRILVAAKNHDKNVAFKSTIKTAVKSALSSAQAKDQEALNSALSNVYQLCDKAVSKGILHKNTASRKKSRLTKAINKLLAE; this is encoded by the coding sequence ATGGCAAACATCAAGTCTTCGAAGAAAAGAATTTTAGTAGCAGCAAAAAACCACGACAAAAATGTGGCTTTCAAATCAACAATCAAAACTGCTGTTAAATCCGCTTTATCTTCTGCACAAGCCAAAGATCAAGAAGCACTTAATTCTGCTTTAAGCAATGTTTATCAACTATGCGACAAAGCGGTTTCTAAAGGTATTTTGCACAAAAATACAGCTTCAAGAAAAAAATCAAGACTAACCAAAGCTATCAACAAACTTTTAGCTGAATAG
- a CDS encoding helix-turn-helix transcriptional regulator, whose protein sequence is MIKNNLSRIMGEKRIKIFELEKTTGASRSTLTRLYYDRANSINLKTLENLCRELNCTPADIFEYIAD, encoded by the coding sequence ATGATTAAGAATAATTTATCCCGAATTATGGGTGAAAAACGAATTAAGATATTTGAACTGGAAAAGACGACTGGTGCAAGCAGAAGCACATTAACAAGATTATATTATGACAGAGCGAATTCGATAAATTTAAAAACATTGGAAAATTTGTGCAGGGAGCTTAATTGCACTCCTGCTGACATATTTGAATATATCGCTGATTAA
- a CDS encoding pyridoxamine 5'-phosphate oxidase family protein yields MEQKEFLKEAKKIIECCDTMYFSTYNKDYDSGETRAMANMRSEEHKPDIVEFLDTEDDLSNFIVSSLSSEKMEQIKDSKHSSLYFYCPKTQSSITLFGTTEIVTDNKLKEKIWKAEWAHYFKKGVEDPDYTVLKFSPVVAKYYTPKLEKMVVHLDN; encoded by the coding sequence ATGGAACAAAAAGAATTTTTAAAAGAAGCAAAAAAAATCATTGAATGTTGCGACACAATGTACTTTAGCACCTATAATAAAGACTATGATTCAGGTGAAACAAGAGCAATGGCAAATATGCGTTCAGAAGAACACAAACCTGATATTGTTGAATTTTTAGATACAGAAGATGACTTATCAAACTTTATTGTATCTTCTTTATCCTCTGAAAAAATGGAACAAATAAAAGACAGCAAACATTCATCGCTTTATTTTTATTGTCCGAAAACTCAAAGCTCAATAACCCTTTTCGGAACAACTGAAATCGTTACCGACAATAAACTTAAAGAAAAAATTTGGAAAGCAGAATGGGCACACTATTTCAAAAAAGGAGTGGAAGACCCTGATTATACAGTACTAAAATTTTCGCCCGTAGTTGCAAAATACTATACTCCAAAACTTGAAAAAATGGTTGTTCATTTAGATAACTAA
- the rdgB gene encoding RdgB/HAM1 family non-canonical purine NTP pyrophosphatase, producing MVNNLQKNIIIATANPHKLEEIAAINNIETIKFDIVKGDFHPVENGTSYFENAYIKAYEAAKLSDSYCLADDSGLCVDVLNGAPGLYSARYAGSQKEKIEKLLQELKHFPLQKRTAHFVSVMVLVDSKGNVVHQTEGKIEGLIIDTPRGSNGFGYDPIFHIPEYNQTMAEMNSELKNKISHRANALIPMLDWISNNI from the coding sequence TTGGTAAATAATTTACAAAAAAATATCATAATAGCAACTGCAAATCCTCACAAGCTTGAGGAAATTGCTGCCATAAACAATATTGAAACTATTAAATTTGATATAGTTAAAGGTGATTTCCATCCTGTCGAAAACGGAACAAGTTATTTTGAAAACGCATACATAAAAGCTTACGAGGCTGCAAAACTATCTGATAGCTATTGTCTTGCTGATGATTCAGGGCTTTGCGTTGATGTCTTAAACGGAGCCCCCGGGCTTTATTCGGCTCGTTATGCAGGCTCTCAAAAAGAAAAAATAGAAAAATTGTTACAAGAATTAAAACATTTTCCACTACAAAAAAGAACCGCCCACTTTGTATCAGTAATGGTTCTCGTTGACTCAAAAGGAAATGTCGTCCACCAAACAGAAGGAAAAATCGAAGGACTGATTATCGACACCCCAAGAGGCAGCAACGGCTTTGGTTATGACCCTATTTTTCATATTCCAGAATACAACCAAACAATGGCTGAAATGAATTCAGAACTGAAAAATAAAATCTCTCACCGAGCTAATGCCCTTATACCAATGCTTGATTGGATTTCTAATAATATATAG
- a CDS encoding isoprenyl transferase, which produces MITQTKYAEITETVKELNLQHVAIIMDGNRRWAKEKHLPTAFGHQKGVNALKDTMRACDDFGIKYLTVYAFSTENWNRAPEEVSFLMGLLAKTLQNELNEMHENNVRISFIGNIQELPKELLPILNNATEKTKNNTGVKLQIAFNYGSRLELTHAMCKIAKKVENKEIAPQDITEETISQNLYTSNIPDPDLLIRTGGEMRISNYLLWQLAYSEIYVTDKYWPEFDKDALSDAIIEFKNRNRRFGK; this is translated from the coding sequence GTGATTACACAAACTAAATATGCTGAAATAACAGAAACCGTAAAAGAATTAAACTTACAACACGTAGCCATAATTATGGACGGAAATCGCAGATGGGCTAAAGAGAAACATCTTCCGACAGCATTCGGGCACCAAAAAGGCGTAAATGCCCTCAAAGATACAATGCGAGCTTGTGATGACTTTGGCATAAAATATTTAACTGTGTATGCTTTTTCAACAGAAAACTGGAATAGAGCACCCGAAGAAGTCAGCTTTCTTATGGGACTTCTTGCAAAAACGCTTCAAAATGAACTTAACGAAATGCATGAAAATAATGTTCGCATTAGCTTTATCGGCAACATACAAGAATTACCAAAAGAATTGTTGCCTATATTAAATAATGCAACAGAAAAAACGAAAAACAATACAGGCGTAAAGCTTCAAATCGCATTCAACTATGGCTCCAGATTGGAGCTCACTCATGCAATGTGCAAAATAGCAAAGAAAGTTGAAAACAAAGAAATCGCACCTCAAGATATTACAGAAGAAACTATCTCACAAAATTTATACACCTCAAATATTCCGGACCCAGACCTTTTAATAAGAACAGGCGGCGAAATGAGAATAAGCAACTATTTATTGTGGCAACTTGCATATTCGGAGATTTATGTCACAGATAAATATTGGCCGGAATTTGATAAAGATGCCCTATCTGATGCGATTATAGAATTTAAAAACAGAAACAGACGATTTGGTAAATAA
- the nagZ gene encoding beta-N-acetylhexosaminidase has translation MEKMTLKEKISQMFICGFVGDNPDKCKDFQQILKNNLGGVIFFSQNITSTEQFKKIIYTIKNNTRFEPFLSIDQEGGRVERTESIHNGKKYLSARAAAKKGIPFLKEQTKEMAKELKSFGINMNFAPVLDVNTNINNPVIGDRAYSDKVKEVVQYSLEVNKTYLENGIITVGKHFPGHGDASIDSHKALPQISLSMAELESDHIYPFKKATENKIPAIMVAHVHYPAFDKENIPASMSENIIKNYLINKMNYNGLIISDDMVMGAIQGFTPLQACKKAINAGINMFIFRNTDKKVLNLIDCIEQAVLKGEIDITLIDKSVDKILSTKSKYLTDYRHGV, from the coding sequence ATGGAAAAAATGACACTTAAAGAAAAAATATCACAAATGTTTATTTGCGGTTTTGTTGGAGATAACCCTGATAAATGCAAGGATTTTCAACAAATATTGAAAAATAATCTGGGCGGTGTAATTTTCTTTTCGCAAAATATCACATCAACTGAGCAGTTCAAAAAAATTATATATACAATAAAAAACAATACCCGCTTTGAACCTTTTTTAAGCATTGACCAAGAAGGTGGCAGAGTAGAAAGAACCGAAAGTATTCATAACGGCAAAAAATACTTATCAGCAAGGGCTGCTGCCAAAAAAGGAATTCCTTTTTTAAAAGAACAAACGAAAGAAATGGCTAAAGAGCTAAAATCATTTGGCATAAATATGAATTTTGCCCCTGTTTTGGACGTAAACACTAATATAAACAATCCTGTTATCGGTGACAGAGCTTATTCAGACAAAGTGAAAGAAGTCGTTCAATATTCGCTTGAAGTAAACAAAACATATTTAGAAAACGGGATAATTACAGTTGGCAAACATTTCCCCGGGCATGGAGATGCCTCTATAGATTCACACAAAGCACTTCCTCAAATCAGTTTATCAATGGCAGAGCTTGAATCTGACCATATTTACCCGTTCAAAAAAGCTACGGAAAACAAAATTCCTGCAATCATGGTCGCCCACGTGCATTATCCGGCTTTTGACAAAGAAAATATACCCGCTTCTATGTCTGAAAATATCATTAAAAATTATTTGATTAATAAAATGAATTATAACGGATTAATAATTTCTGACGACATGGTAATGGGTGCAATACAAGGGTTTACCCCTCTTCAAGCTTGCAAAAAAGCAATAAATGCCGGCATAAATATGTTTATATTTAGAAATACCGACAAAAAAGTTTTAAACTTAATAGATTGTATTGAACAAGCTGTTTTAAAAGGCGAAATAGATATCACTTTGATTGATAAAAGCGTTGATAAAATCCTATCGACTAAGTCAAAATACCTGACCGACTATCGCCATGGCGTCTAA
- a CDS encoding M48 family metalloprotease, which translates to MKKFLLLLLGLFFTVNLAFADVIVESNVNMDNFWQKNGKAEQKILAVSSKIINANKLDKRVPVLYDRTPKVINAFAYLRTKDVHISQGFLPYVDSDDELAYIISHEIAHSLDAYGGCFKWISMKFNSKSYEYKADLIGLDLMAKAGYNPLAGLIVANKVFPEPQSDWGFWNTHPIGSKRLMKMYKYIYNKYPQALDSQLDSNIYYVNFKYSSAKDIRAFEQKMKAKKYRNEEI; encoded by the coding sequence ATGAAAAAGTTTTTATTATTGTTATTGGGGCTCTTTTTTACTGTTAATTTGGCGTTTGCTGACGTGATTGTTGAGTCTAATGTTAATATGGATAACTTTTGGCAAAAAAATGGAAAAGCTGAGCAAAAAATTCTTGCTGTAAGCTCAAAGATTATTAATGCAAACAAGTTAGATAAGAGAGTTCCCGTACTTTATGACAGAACTCCTAAAGTTATCAACGCATTTGCCTATTTGAGAACAAAAGATGTCCATATATCTCAAGGATTTTTGCCTTATGTGGATTCAGATGACGAACTTGCATATATTATTTCGCATGAAATAGCCCACTCTCTAGATGCTTATGGCGGTTGCTTCAAATGGATTTCTATGAAATTTAATAGTAAATCATACGAATACAAAGCTGATTTAATCGGTTTGGATTTGATGGCAAAAGCAGGTTACAACCCTTTAGCAGGGCTTATTGTTGCAAATAAAGTATTCCCTGAACCTCAATCAGATTGGGGATTTTGGAATACTCATCCAATCGGCTCAAAAAGATTGATGAAAATGTATAAGTATATTTATAATAAATATCCGCAAGCCTTGGATTCGCAATTGGATTCAAATATCTATTATGTCAACTTTAAATATTCATCTGCCAAAGATATCAGAGCTTTTGAACAAAAAATGAAAGCTAAAAAATATAGAAATGAAGAAATATAA
- the rsmI gene encoding 16S rRNA (cytidine(1402)-2'-O)-methyltransferase, whose translation MENASFYVVATPIGNLKDITLRALEVLKSVDYVACEDTRVTKKLLERYDINANLFDYHKFNERQCSEKIINFLQNGQSVALVSDAGTPGVSDPGCVLFDELEKCNIKINMIPGASAITTFLSGVSRDEEPFAFAGFLPKTEKQLEDCLLKYKNINTVFYESPNRLLETLKAVKIVRGGDVIVAIGRELTKVYEEVKKGTVDEIIGYFSSNVLKGEIVGMIYKEKTHDVDYSELFEKVSLLKKEDFSDKDITKILVSLFDVNKNKLKKILINGIK comes from the coding sequence ATGGAAAATGCTTCATTCTATGTAGTTGCAACCCCTATCGGCAATCTTAAAGATATTACTTTAAGAGCTTTAGAGGTGTTGAAATCAGTGGATTACGTGGCTTGCGAGGATACTCGTGTTACAAAAAAACTTCTGGAAAGGTATGATATAAATGCGAATTTGTTTGATTATCATAAGTTTAATGAACGCCAATGCAGTGAAAAAATAATAAATTTTTTACAAAACGGGCAATCGGTAGCACTTGTGTCAGATGCCGGTACGCCAGGGGTTTCAGACCCCGGGTGCGTTCTTTTCGATGAACTTGAAAAATGCAATATTAAAATAAATATGATACCCGGTGCAAGTGCGATTACAACTTTTTTATCAGGCGTTAGCAGAGATGAAGAACCGTTTGCCTTTGCCGGTTTTTTGCCAAAAACTGAAAAGCAATTAGAGGATTGTTTGCTCAAATATAAAAATATTAATACTGTTTTTTATGAATCGCCAAACAGATTGTTGGAAACGCTCAAAGCTGTCAAGATTGTAAGAGGTGGCGATGTTATCGTTGCTATTGGCAGAGAACTTACAAAGGTGTATGAAGAAGTCAAAAAAGGGACGGTCGACGAGATTATCGGTTATTTCTCCAGTAATGTTTTAAAAGGTGAAATCGTTGGAATGATTTATAAAGAAAAAACGCACGATGTTGATTATTCTGAGTTATTTGAAAAGGTTTCGCTCTTGAAGAAAGAAGATTTTTCGGATAAAGATATAACAAAGATTTTGGTTTCGCTTTTTGATGTTAATAAAAATAAATTAAAAAAAATCTTAATAAATGGTATAAAATAG
- a CDS encoding radical SAM protein: protein MKKVLLIYPPSPPMNREGRCQQLLDNLVIIPKLPPIELMYLAAVAENNGFECKIKDYSCENETLEDLKKDLLEFKPDIVISNVATPTANSDCVAFDVVKSINKDTLTIAMGAYFLLYAKNFLNKQPSIDCIIKGETEATFDDLLKNGISKSIKGLLFRENQEVIENEERPFIQNLDELPFPARNLVDNTKYTRPDNSNIQTIIKVARGCPFHCFFCLATPVSGAKVRMRSPQNIMQEIKECVEKYNITNFVFWSDIFDFDKAWVLRLCDEIISSGVKITWSSNTRADLFDEELAKKMYKSGCRLVSMGFESGSQEILDKMGKGLTLEKSKDAIKVAKKAGLEIYGYFVLGLPWENKSHINATIDFSIKSECDYVSYYVAVPFKGSRFYDYVKQNNLEDLSQLSVYKNSYSTATIKTHFLSKEEVDVLYKKAMKKFYLRPSYILKKLMTLKSFQELKNYIKAGLSVLRKNAM, encoded by the coding sequence ATGAAGAAAGTTTTATTAATATATCCGCCATCTCCTCCGATGAATAGAGAGGGAAGATGTCAGCAATTGTTAGACAATTTGGTTATAATCCCCAAATTGCCACCGATTGAGCTTATGTATTTGGCTGCGGTTGCCGAAAATAACGGTTTTGAGTGCAAAATTAAGGATTATTCTTGCGAAAATGAAACACTTGAAGATTTAAAAAAAGATTTACTCGAATTTAAACCGGATATTGTAATCTCAAATGTCGCAACGCCTACGGCAAACAGTGATTGCGTGGCTTTTGATGTTGTAAAAAGTATAAATAAAGATACCCTAACGATTGCAATGGGAGCGTATTTTTTGCTTTATGCAAAAAATTTTCTTAATAAACAGCCCTCAATAGATTGCATAATAAAGGGTGAAACAGAGGCAACTTTTGATGATTTGTTGAAAAACGGTATTTCTAAAAGCATTAAGGGGCTTTTGTTTAGAGAAAATCAAGAAGTTATAGAAAATGAGGAAAGACCCTTTATTCAAAATCTTGATGAGCTTCCCTTTCCTGCGAGGAATTTGGTGGATAACACTAAATATACAAGACCCGACAATTCAAATATCCAAACAATAATAAAAGTTGCAAGAGGTTGTCCTTTTCATTGCTTTTTTTGTTTGGCAACGCCGGTTTCTGGTGCAAAAGTCAGAATGCGTAGCCCACAAAATATTATGCAGGAAATAAAAGAATGTGTTGAAAAATACAATATAACAAATTTTGTGTTTTGGTCTGATATATTTGACTTTGATAAAGCTTGGGTGCTCCGTTTGTGCGATGAGATTATATCATCAGGAGTCAAAATAACTTGGAGTTCAAATACACGTGCTGATTTATTTGATGAGGAACTCGCAAAAAAAATGTACAAATCAGGATGCAGGCTCGTAAGCATGGGGTTTGAAAGCGGTTCGCAAGAAATATTGGACAAAATGGGAAAAGGTTTGACCTTAGAAAAGTCAAAAGATGCAATAAAAGTTGCAAAAAAAGCAGGGCTTGAGATATACGGCTATTTTGTTTTGGGGCTTCCTTGGGAAAATAAATCTCACATAAATGCCACAATAGATTTTTCAATCAAGTCAGAATGCGACTATGTAAGTTATTATGTTGCAGTACCTTTTAAAGGAAGCAGATTCTATGATTACGTAAAACAAAACAATCTTGAAGATTTGTCTCAATTATCTGTTTACAAAAATAGTTACTCGACAGCTACGATAAAAACCCATTTTTTGTCAAAAGAAGAAGTTGATGTTTTATATAAAAAAGCTATGAAGAAATTCTACCTAAGACCCAGTTATATCTTGAAAAAACTAATGACACTCAAAAGCTTTCAAGAGCTGAAAAATTATATCAAAGCAGGGCTCTCTGTCCTTAGAAAAAATGCCATGTAA